One genomic segment of Amycolatopsis sp. WQ 127309 includes these proteins:
- a CDS encoding amino acid adenylation domain-containing protein: MTETRRPATAEQTEVWLAMQREPESARFTIPLDLEFTPGVDVAALRSALGDVVERHPNLRSAFLADNGELVQVVHHRPPVPFVEHRRPGRYDRAPALEWAAAIAAQPFDLGSAPLVRGTLLHADDGALFVLAVHHVVSDGWSQGIVARDLVHAYRERVAGRPPWDAPLPAVESTVDVPDSELTAYWSGLLADQPPSLAPIADRNRPGSAPGPAGFHETLLTADLLERVRAVARERLASPASVVLSAWLTLLHAWSATADGTTGMLFAARTPEDEERVDLLARVLPVRSALDFTEPFEALVDRVRDQVLDSLEHSAVPSARLRDIRRDGGASLIDNSVFMYFPEQELSWAAGDTTIEVVEHETTAGKYDLSLAALEGEAHIRLRVDHDTLVYRDSTAEVLLAQLVKLLTDAVADPAATCGALVAACDPFVPARPVTETEPVNRVLLHDMVRRQAELRPDAVAVRYHDEVLTYAELVARAGAVANWLRAEGLGAESLVALLLPPSPASVVFWLGTLMAGAAYLPLDPAYPDAQLQMVLDDARPRLVVGAPGFVERVRLPKCPIYLVDEALAEAARHPGTPPEVAIDPATAFNVLYTSGSTGRPKGVIWPHAGFVRLLDRPDFVPLHHTDVVSQLSPLNFDGATYEVWGALTHGAELVIFDKELTLSPPELRTAFRERGITTLIVSSPLLNRLVEDVPDLFTGLRRVYFGGEIVSVPHLEKALRWSAPGTMLHSYGPTENSFTTTWTPITEIEENTRTLSIGRVVPETDGYVVFDHTTMRQAPRGVPGELLLGGTGVTRGYLGNPRETARRFIPDPYSGVPGARLYRTGDRVRWLPDGRLEFIGRNDNQVKIRSQRVELGEVESALAAHASVEAAFVTVCLNSRKEKEIAAYVVLGAGGTVEELRRHAREVLPVFAVPRYLVPLDRMPLTPNGKIDRRRLPEAVDAPAAAPVPAVVAPAAPAAPAESTVDLVRAAWAELLEHDTFAMDDNFFDVGGHSLILVKLQAGLRSRFTTAPSIGELLRHTTVRAQVALLANVTPVAASAGAPGAGPAVASAGATVTAGPAAASAGVLGAGSAVASAAPAAVSLGSGGTRPDSVAVLAATPAAGSAAPEAPAEPVSGGSQVVAVSAASEAALAAARRRLADHLTASPGVDLAQVAATLERGRERFPHRFAVVAADPAGAAAALRAGALSTGPVAAGVVDRTRPVRLVFAFSAGEGSAALAFAAQHALLTQLTSRGAAPDVVTGSGVGHLTAAVAAGVLTHADGLRLATALDHPGTLTETLDAVTFTTPAVAVAAPDGVTPAGRPLDVRLWAKHLTYPADAPELLATATGGRPAVVVDLGGGEFLAATSTRPELTAVAGNGPQAVAQLWCSGVEVELTDRRIRRVRLPGYPFARPGTTEPAAAASPERIRATLAAAWQGLAGERDTFPADRVPQLHHRLRLAFDRVPDTAALSAAASFDGLASLLTETVTALTPTVLPLD; encoded by the coding sequence GTGACCGAGACGCGCAGGCCCGCGACGGCCGAGCAGACCGAGGTGTGGCTCGCCATGCAGCGGGAACCGGAGTCCGCCCGGTTCACCATCCCGCTCGACCTGGAGTTCACCCCCGGCGTCGACGTCGCGGCGTTGCGGAGCGCGCTCGGCGACGTCGTCGAGCGGCACCCGAACCTGCGCAGCGCGTTCCTCGCCGACAACGGCGAACTGGTGCAGGTGGTGCACCACCGCCCGCCCGTCCCGTTCGTCGAGCACCGGCGGCCCGGCCGCTACGACCGGGCCCCGGCGCTGGAGTGGGCCGCGGCGATCGCCGCCCAGCCGTTCGACCTCGGTTCCGCGCCGCTCGTGCGGGGCACGCTCCTGCACGCCGACGACGGCGCGTTGTTCGTGCTGGCCGTGCACCACGTCGTGTCCGACGGCTGGTCGCAGGGCATCGTGGCGCGGGACCTGGTGCACGCCTACCGGGAGCGCGTCGCCGGGCGGCCGCCGTGGGACGCGCCACTGCCGGCTGTCGAGTCCACTGTGGACGTTCCCGACAGCGAGCTGACCGCGTACTGGTCGGGCCTGCTGGCCGACCAGCCGCCGTCGCTCGCGCCGATCGCGGACCGCAACCGCCCCGGCTCGGCGCCGGGCCCGGCCGGCTTCCACGAGACCCTGCTGACCGCGGACCTCCTCGAGCGCGTCCGCGCGGTGGCCCGGGAGCGGCTGGCCTCGCCCGCGTCGGTCGTGCTGAGCGCGTGGCTGACGCTGCTGCACGCGTGGAGCGCCACCGCGGACGGCACCACCGGCATGCTGTTCGCCGCCCGCACGCCCGAGGACGAGGAGCGCGTCGACCTGCTGGCCCGCGTGCTCCCGGTGCGCAGCGCGCTCGACTTCACCGAGCCGTTCGAAGCGCTGGTCGACCGCGTGCGCGACCAGGTGCTCGACTCGCTCGAGCACTCGGCCGTCCCGTCGGCCCGGCTGCGCGACATCCGCCGCGACGGCGGCGCGTCCCTCATCGACAACAGCGTGTTCATGTACTTCCCGGAGCAGGAGCTGTCCTGGGCCGCCGGGGACACGACGATCGAGGTCGTCGAGCACGAGACCACCGCGGGCAAGTACGACCTGTCGCTGGCGGCGCTGGAAGGCGAGGCGCACATCCGGCTGCGCGTCGACCACGACACGCTGGTGTACCGCGACAGCACCGCCGAAGTGCTGCTCGCCCAGCTCGTCAAGCTCCTCACCGACGCCGTCGCCGATCCCGCCGCGACCTGCGGCGCGCTCGTCGCCGCCTGCGACCCGTTCGTGCCCGCCCGTCCGGTGACCGAGACCGAGCCGGTCAACCGGGTGCTGCTGCACGACATGGTGCGCCGGCAGGCCGAGCTGCGCCCGGACGCCGTCGCCGTCCGCTACCACGACGAAGTCCTCACCTACGCCGAGCTCGTCGCGCGCGCCGGTGCCGTCGCGAACTGGCTGCGTGCCGAAGGCCTCGGCGCCGAGTCGCTCGTGGCGCTGCTGCTGCCGCCCAGCCCGGCGTCGGTCGTGTTCTGGCTGGGCACGCTCATGGCGGGCGCGGCCTACCTGCCGCTCGACCCGGCCTACCCCGACGCCCAGCTGCAGATGGTGCTCGACGACGCCCGGCCGCGGCTGGTCGTCGGCGCGCCCGGGTTCGTCGAGCGCGTGCGGCTGCCCAAGTGCCCGATCTACCTCGTCGACGAGGCCCTCGCGGAAGCCGCGCGCCACCCGGGGACCCCGCCGGAGGTGGCGATCGACCCGGCGACGGCGTTCAACGTGCTCTACACGTCCGGGTCCACGGGCCGGCCGAAGGGCGTCATCTGGCCGCACGCCGGGTTCGTCCGGCTGCTCGACCGCCCCGACTTCGTGCCGCTGCACCACACCGACGTCGTCTCCCAGCTCTCGCCGCTCAACTTCGACGGCGCGACCTACGAAGTCTGGGGCGCCCTCACCCACGGCGCCGAGCTGGTGATCTTCGACAAGGAGCTGACGCTGAGCCCGCCGGAGCTGCGCACGGCGTTCCGCGAGCGCGGGATCACCACGCTCATCGTGTCGTCGCCGCTGCTCAACCGGCTGGTCGAGGACGTGCCGGACCTGTTCACCGGCCTGCGCCGGGTGTACTTCGGCGGCGAGATCGTCTCGGTGCCGCACCTGGAGAAGGCGCTGCGCTGGAGCGCGCCGGGCACCATGCTGCACAGCTACGGGCCGACGGAGAACTCGTTCACCACGACCTGGACGCCGATCACGGAGATCGAGGAGAACACGCGGACGCTGTCGATCGGCCGGGTCGTCCCGGAGACCGACGGCTACGTCGTGTTCGACCACACCACGATGCGCCAGGCGCCCCGCGGCGTGCCGGGCGAGCTGCTGCTGGGCGGCACCGGCGTCACCCGCGGCTACCTCGGCAACCCGCGCGAGACGGCGCGCCGCTTCATCCCCGACCCCTATTCGGGCGTGCCCGGCGCACGGCTGTACCGCACGGGCGACCGGGTGCGCTGGCTGCCGGACGGCCGGCTGGAGTTCATCGGCCGCAACGACAACCAGGTCAAGATCCGCAGCCAGCGCGTCGAGCTGGGCGAGGTCGAGTCGGCCCTCGCCGCGCACGCGTCGGTCGAGGCCGCGTTCGTGACGGTGTGCCTGAACAGCCGCAAGGAGAAGGAGATCGCGGCGTACGTGGTCCTCGGCGCGGGCGGCACGGTCGAGGAGCTGCGGCGGCACGCACGCGAGGTGCTGCCGGTGTTCGCGGTGCCGCGGTACCTGGTGCCGTTGGACCGGATGCCGTTGACACCCAACGGAAAGATCGACCGGCGCCGGCTGCCCGAGGCCGTGGACGCTCCTGCCGCGGCTCCCGTTCCCGCCGTGGTCGCTCCTGCCGCTCCTGCCGCTCCGGCCGAGTCCACTGTGGACCTGGTGCGGGCGGCGTGGGCGGAACTCCTGGAACACGACACGTTCGCCATGGACGACAACTTCTTCGACGTCGGCGGCCATTCGCTGATCCTGGTGAAGCTGCAGGCGGGCCTGCGGTCGCGGTTCACGACGGCCCCATCGATCGGCGAACTGCTGCGGCACACGACGGTGCGGGCGCAGGTGGCACTGCTGGCCAACGTCACGCCGGTGGCTGCTTCCGCTGGGGCGCCGGGCGCGGGTCCTGCGGTCGCCTCCGCTGGGGCGACGGTCACTGCCGGTCCCGCAGCCGCCTCCGCTGGGGTGCTGGGCGCGGGTTCTGCGGTCGCTTCCGCCGCGCCGGCAGCCGTGTCTCTCGGCTCGGGCGGCACTCGGCCGGACTCCGTGGCTGTACTCGCCGCCACTCCCGCGGCCGGATCTGCGGCACCGGAGGCTCCGGCCGAGCCGGTGAGCGGTGGTAGCCAGGTCGTCGCGGTGTCGGCGGCGTCCGAGGCGGCGCTCGCCGCGGCGCGGCGGCGGCTGGCCGACCACCTCACCGCCTCCCCCGGCGTCGACCTCGCGCAGGTCGCGGCCACCCTGGAACGCGGCCGCGAACGGTTCCCGCACCGGTTCGCCGTCGTGGCCGCCGATCCCGCCGGCGCGGCCGCCGCGCTGCGGGCCGGCGCGCTGAGCACCGGCCCGGTGGCCGCCGGCGTGGTGGACCGGACCCGTCCGGTGCGGCTGGTGTTCGCGTTCAGCGCCGGCGAGGGCTCCGCTGCATTGGCCTTCGCCGCCCAGCACGCGCTCCTCACGCAGCTCACCAGCCGCGGCGCCGCACCCGACGTCGTCACCGGCTCGGGCGTGGGCCACCTGACCGCCGCCGTGGCCGCCGGCGTCCTGACGCACGCCGACGGCCTGCGCCTGGCCACCGCCCTCGACCACCCCGGCACGCTCACCGAGACCCTCGACGCCGTCACGTTCACGACCCCCGCGGTCGCCGTGGCCGCCCCGGACGGCGTCACCCCGGCCGGCCGGCCCCTCGACGTCCGGTTGTGGGCCAAGCACCTCACCTACCCGGCCGACGCGCCGGAGCTGCTGGCCACCGCGACGGGCGGGCGGCCGGCGGTGGTCGTCGACCTCGGCGGCGGCGAGTTCCTGGCCGCGACGTCGACCCGTCCGGAGCTGACGGCTGTCGCGGGCAACGGCCCGCAGGCCGTGGCGCAGCTGTGGTGCAGCGGCGTCGAGGTCGAGCTGACCGACCGCCGGATCAGGCGAGTCCGCCTGCCCGGCTACCCGTTCGCGCGCCCCGGCACCACGGAACCCGCGGCGGCCGCGTCCCCGGAGCGCATCCGCGCCACCCTGGCGGCGGCCTGGCAGGGTCTCGCCGGCGAGCGGGACACGTTCCCGGCGGACCGCGTACCGCAGCTGCACCACCGCCTGCGGCTGGCCTTCGACCGGGTCCCGGACACGGCGGCCCTGTCGGCGGCCGCAAGCTTCGACGGTCTCGCGAGCCTGCTCACGGAAACCGTGACGGCGCTGACTCCCACGGTGCTGCCCCTCGACTGA
- a CDS encoding PTS sugar transporter subunit IIA, with protein MVCTWQISHLAKRCEIPYGNIAETSFPAYRFPIPQRAPKNAEERTKMMSTRQSALTVHAVHLDVKVASRWEAVAHLGAELERTGAAHTGYADSLVARERRFSTYLGHGIAVPHALHTHDYLLTGEGMVFARFAAPIPWDDEEVSIAVAVAAPASTQVEILCRLTATFLNPGHLDTLATSADPTAIARVLQHT; from the coding sequence ATGGTGTGCACCTGGCAAATTTCCCACCTGGCGAAACGCTGTGAGATACCTTACGGAAACATCGCCGAAACATCCTTCCCTGCCTATCGTTTCCCCATCCCGCAGAGAGCGCCGAAGAACGCCGAGGAAAGAACGAAAATGATGAGCACGCGGCAATCCGCACTGACCGTCCACGCCGTACACCTCGACGTGAAAGTGGCCTCACGCTGGGAAGCCGTGGCCCACCTGGGTGCCGAGCTCGAACGGACCGGCGCCGCCCACACCGGGTACGCCGACTCCCTCGTCGCGCGCGAACGCCGCTTTTCCACCTATCTCGGACACGGGATCGCCGTCCCTCACGCACTGCACACACACGACTACCTGCTCACCGGCGAAGGAATGGTGTTCGCCCGTTTCGCCGCGCCCATTCCTTGGGACGACGAAGAGGTTTCGATCGCCGTCGCCGTCGCCGCTCCGGCGAGTACCCAAGTGGAAATCCTCTGCCGGCTGACGGCCACGTTCCTCAACCCCGGGCACCTCGACACGCTCGCCACGTCGGCCGACCCCACGGCGATCGCGCGAGTCCTGCAGCACACCTGA
- a CDS encoding SDR family NAD(P)-dependent oxidoreductase has protein sequence MTTTLVTGANKGIGYETARQLVAAGHTVYVGARDAERGQAAAGRLGARFVQLDVTDDASVATAVKTIEAGGGLDVLVNNAGVEGRQADGGVIGAADVTAGQVRDLFDTNVFGVVRVTRAFLPLLRRSAAPVVVNVSSGLARTADLANPDSFTAFYPGISYPASKAALNMVTVQYAKALPGFRINAVDPGYTKTDLNHNSGTQTVEQGAEAAVRLARTGPDGPTGGFFDAAGPVAW, from the coding sequence ATGACAACAACGCTGGTCACCGGCGCGAACAAGGGCATCGGCTACGAAACGGCACGTCAGCTCGTCGCCGCCGGGCACACCGTGTACGTCGGCGCGCGGGACGCCGAGCGCGGGCAGGCGGCGGCCGGCCGGCTGGGCGCGCGGTTCGTGCAGCTGGACGTCACCGACGACGCGTCCGTGGCGACGGCGGTCAAGACCATCGAGGCCGGCGGCGGCTTGGACGTCCTCGTGAACAACGCCGGCGTCGAGGGGCGGCAGGCCGACGGCGGCGTGATCGGCGCCGCCGACGTGACCGCCGGCCAGGTGCGGGATCTGTTCGACACCAACGTGTTCGGGGTCGTCCGGGTCACCCGCGCGTTCCTGCCGCTGCTGCGGCGGTCGGCGGCGCCGGTGGTGGTCAACGTGAGCAGCGGCCTGGCGCGGACCGCGGACCTGGCGAACCCGGACTCGTTCACGGCCTTCTACCCGGGGATCTCGTACCCGGCGTCCAAGGCCGCGCTGAACATGGTCACCGTGCAGTACGCCAAGGCGCTCCCCGGCTTCCGGATCAACGCCGTGGACCCCGGCTACACGAAGACCGACCTCAACCACAACAGCGGCACGCAGACCGTCGAGCAGGGCGCCGAAGCCGCCGTCCGGCTGGCCCGAACCGGCCCGGACGGTCCGACGGGCGGCTTCTTCGACGCCGCGGGCCCGGTGGCGTGGTGA
- a CDS encoding amino acid ABC transporter ATP-binding protein, with protein sequence MIKASAVNKYFGDLHVLREITLEVPRGQVVVVLGPSGSGKSTLCRAINRLEPINSGEIAVDGTPLPAEGKALAALRADVGMVFQSFNLFAHKTIVENVMLAPTKVRKASKDEARKTAMELLERVGIANQADKYPAQLSGGQQQRVAIARALAMRPKVMLFDEPTSALDPEMVQEVLDVMTGLAKDGMTMLVVTHEMGFARRAADRVIFMADGEIVEDTTPEEFFTAPKSERAKDFLGKILTH encoded by the coding sequence ATGATCAAGGCGTCCGCCGTGAACAAGTACTTCGGCGACCTGCACGTGCTCAGGGAGATCACGCTCGAGGTGCCTCGCGGCCAGGTCGTGGTGGTGCTGGGCCCGTCGGGGTCCGGCAAGTCGACGCTCTGCCGGGCCATCAACCGGCTCGAGCCCATCAACTCGGGCGAGATCGCCGTCGACGGCACGCCGCTGCCGGCGGAGGGCAAGGCGCTGGCCGCCCTGCGCGCCGACGTCGGCATGGTGTTCCAGTCGTTCAACCTGTTCGCGCACAAGACCATCGTCGAGAACGTGATGCTGGCGCCGACGAAGGTCCGCAAGGCCTCGAAGGACGAAGCCCGCAAGACCGCGATGGAGCTGCTGGAGCGCGTCGGGATCGCCAACCAGGCGGACAAGTACCCGGCGCAGCTCTCGGGTGGCCAGCAGCAGCGCGTCGCCATCGCGCGGGCGCTGGCGATGCGGCCCAAGGTCATGCTGTTCGACGAGCCGACCTCGGCCCTGGACCCGGAGATGGTCCAGGAGGTCCTGGACGTCATGACGGGCCTGGCCAAGGACGGCATGACCATGCTGGTCGTCACCCACGAGATGGGTTTCGCCCGCAGGGCAGCCGATCGGGTGATCTTCATGGCCGACGGCGAAATCGTCGAGGACACGACGCCGGAGGAGTTCTTCACCGCGCCGAAGAGC
- a CDS encoding HAMP domain-containing sensor histidine kinase produces MRVRLQGIVLTLVALLVFGLGIPLAATIAAGAQQDLFLDRLTDTARFASLAQRPLLDNKPQLIDPDLRRYTEVYGVQVVVVNQDGTVVGSSLGSGAARIDLKAARITGPVHEALAGRRSQPGGMLLPWNTDPLVLAEPVLADGEVRGAVVTVSDTTVSRTDVLWWFLLLAAGGVLAFVLALAVAIPVVRWILRPVKRLDDATGALVASVVGGRAAEPVGEGGGPPELRQLGRSFDRMAESVSGALEAQRVFVADASHQLRNPLTALKIRLGNLDGHVDDEAAAADLEAARIDAGRLHQILDGLLSMARAEASGGELDPLDLGEAVAERVADWSVVGEARDVRLVVDVSGDGVRVRMPPRGAETILDALLDNALKFTAAGTEIRIGVTREGDEVRLAVRDHGPGLRPDELDRALDRFWRSSAHQNVPGSGLGLAIVSEIVAHSYGKLALDLPEGGGLRITMTFPAV; encoded by the coding sequence GTGCGCGTCCGGCTGCAGGGCATCGTGCTGACGCTGGTGGCGTTGCTCGTGTTCGGCCTCGGCATCCCGCTCGCCGCGACGATCGCCGCGGGCGCCCAGCAGGACCTGTTCCTCGACCGGCTGACCGACACCGCGCGGTTCGCCTCGCTCGCGCAACGCCCGCTGCTGGACAACAAGCCCCAGCTGATCGACCCCGACCTGCGCCGCTACACCGAGGTGTACGGCGTGCAGGTGGTCGTGGTCAACCAGGACGGCACCGTGGTCGGCTCCTCGCTCGGCTCCGGCGCCGCCCGGATCGACCTCAAGGCCGCGCGGATCACCGGCCCGGTCCACGAGGCGCTCGCCGGCCGCCGGTCGCAGCCCGGCGGGATGCTGCTGCCGTGGAACACCGACCCGCTGGTGCTGGCCGAACCCGTGCTGGCCGACGGCGAGGTGCGGGGCGCGGTGGTGACGGTCTCGGACACCACGGTCTCCCGCACCGACGTGCTGTGGTGGTTCCTGCTGCTGGCCGCCGGCGGGGTGCTCGCGTTCGTGCTGGCCCTGGCGGTGGCGATCCCGGTGGTCCGGTGGATCCTGCGCCCGGTGAAGCGGCTCGACGACGCGACCGGCGCGCTGGTCGCGTCCGTGGTCGGCGGGCGGGCGGCCGAGCCGGTGGGGGAGGGCGGCGGGCCGCCGGAGCTGCGGCAGCTCGGGCGCTCCTTCGACCGGATGGCCGAGAGCGTGTCCGGCGCGCTGGAGGCGCAGCGGGTGTTCGTCGCCGACGCGTCGCACCAGCTGCGCAACCCGCTCACCGCGCTCAAGATCCGGCTCGGCAACCTCGACGGCCACGTCGACGACGAGGCCGCGGCCGCGGACCTCGAAGCCGCCCGGATCGACGCCGGCCGGCTGCACCAGATCCTCGACGGCCTGCTGTCGATGGCCCGCGCCGAGGCCTCCGGCGGCGAGCTGGACCCGCTCGACCTCGGCGAGGCCGTCGCCGAGCGCGTCGCGGACTGGTCGGTGGTCGGCGAAGCGCGCGACGTGCGGCTCGTGGTGGACGTCTCCGGCGACGGCGTCCGGGTGCGGATGCCCCCGCGCGGCGCCGAGACGATCCTGGACGCGCTGCTGGACAACGCGCTGAAGTTCACCGCCGCCGGCACCGAGATCCGGATCGGCGTCACCCGCGAGGGCGACGAGGTCCGGCTGGCGGTCCGCGACCACGGCCCCGGCCTGCGGCCCGACGAGCTCGACCGGGCGCTCGACCGGTTCTGGCGCAGCAGCGCGCACCAGAACGTGCCGGGTTCGGGGCTCGGCCTGGCGATCGTCAGCGAGATCGTCGCGCACTCCTACGGCAAGCTGGCCCTCGACCTGCCCGAGGGCGGCGGCCTGCGGATCACGATGACGTTCCCGGCCGTCTGA
- a CDS encoding TetR family transcriptional regulator gives MTTVRPRDAAATKALLLAAATAEFAEHGLAGGRIDRIAERAGANKRLIYVYFGDKNQLFDAVVEEEARAVFEAAPMTDGDLRAFAAARFDHMLANTASRRISTWRTLEQIEPAPAEVERFRTRVDAVAAAQQDGRIRADLPAVDLFAIVLRMTESWLSAPPALTAAAKPDRLEEHRAALLEAVRSVVEPR, from the coding sequence GTGACCACCGTCCGTCCTCGCGACGCCGCGGCCACGAAGGCCCTGCTGCTCGCGGCGGCGACGGCGGAGTTCGCCGAGCACGGGCTGGCCGGCGGCCGGATCGACCGCATCGCCGAGCGCGCGGGCGCCAACAAGCGGCTCATCTACGTGTACTTCGGCGACAAGAACCAGCTGTTCGACGCGGTGGTCGAAGAGGAGGCCCGGGCGGTCTTCGAGGCCGCCCCGATGACCGACGGCGACCTGCGCGCCTTCGCGGCCGCGCGGTTCGACCACATGCTGGCCAACACGGCGTCCCGGCGGATCAGCACGTGGCGCACGCTGGAGCAGATCGAGCCGGCCCCCGCAGAGGTCGAGCGCTTCCGCACCCGCGTCGACGCGGTGGCGGCGGCCCAGCAGGACGGCCGGATCCGCGCGGACCTCCCGGCGGTGGACCTGTTCGCGATCGTCCTGCGCATGACGGAGAGCTGGCTGAGCGCACCGCCCGCACTGACCGCGGCGGCGAAGCCGGATCGGCTGGAGGAGCACCGGGCGGCGCTGCTGGAAGCGGTGCGGAGCGTGGTCGAACCGCGTTAG
- a CDS encoding TAXI family TRAP transporter solute-binding subunit, with the protein MARTRRKRALAMAAALLTFAALLTGCSSGFAGLRLRIAAGNPGGVYDTLAQTLATAWQSGLDIERPQVLQTQGSPDNVAKVLSGAADVGFVAADVAADTYKKNPGLRTLARIHDDYLHIVVRTDSAIHSVTDLRGKRIAIGLPASGVEYIASRLLQAAELTGSVSTTTTRGLEDSVKALLTGDVDAFFWSGGLPTPLIAGQNDTKSLRLLDIADQMPRMQTLNQVYGTASIPASMYNQDGPVTTLLVPNFLVVPAAMSDDVAEALVRGLFDARAELARANPAALSIDIHPGIETQPIPLHPGALRYYRAQKD; encoded by the coding sequence GTGGCCCGGACCCGGCGGAAGCGCGCGCTCGCGATGGCGGCCGCCCTGCTCACCTTCGCCGCGCTGCTGACCGGGTGCTCCTCCGGCTTCGCGGGCCTCCGGCTGCGGATCGCCGCCGGCAACCCGGGCGGCGTCTACGACACGCTCGCGCAGACCCTCGCCACCGCCTGGCAGTCCGGCCTGGACATCGAGCGGCCGCAGGTGCTGCAGACCCAGGGCTCCCCCGACAACGTCGCCAAGGTCCTGTCGGGCGCCGCCGACGTCGGGTTCGTCGCCGCCGACGTCGCGGCCGACACCTACAAGAAGAACCCCGGGCTGCGGACGCTCGCCCGGATCCACGACGACTACCTGCACATCGTCGTGCGCACCGACTCCGCCATCCACTCCGTCACCGACCTGCGCGGCAAGCGGATCGCGATCGGCTTGCCCGCGTCCGGCGTCGAGTACATCGCCAGCCGGCTGCTGCAGGCCGCCGAGCTGACCGGCTCGGTCAGCACAACGACCACACGCGGGCTCGAAGACTCGGTGAAGGCGCTGCTGACCGGCGACGTCGACGCCTTCTTCTGGTCCGGCGGGCTGCCGACGCCGTTGATCGCCGGCCAGAACGACACGAAGTCCCTGCGCCTGCTCGACATCGCCGACCAGATGCCGCGGATGCAGACCCTCAACCAGGTGTACGGGACCGCGTCCATCCCGGCGAGCATGTACAACCAGGACGGCCCGGTCACGACGCTGCTGGTGCCGAACTTCCTGGTGGTGCCGGCCGCGATGTCCGACGACGTCGCCGAGGCCCTGGTCCGCGGCCTGTTCGACGCCCGCGCGGAGCTCGCGCGGGCCAACCCGGCGGCGCTCTCGATCGACATCCACCCGGGCATCGAGACGCAGCCGATCCCGCTGCACCCCGGCGCGCTCCGGTACTACCGCGCGCAGAAGGACTGA
- a CDS encoding acyl carrier protein, whose translation MSPKIALEDTLREILVADLYVDVPADGIHADDSLQETLGLDSLGFVELRARCEQQFGVPISDTDFTPVNFRSISTIADFVVRRRASN comes from the coding sequence ATGTCCCCGAAAATCGCCCTGGAAGACACACTGCGCGAGATCCTGGTCGCCGACCTGTACGTCGACGTCCCGGCCGACGGCATCCACGCCGACGACAGCCTGCAGGAGACGCTCGGGCTCGACTCGCTCGGCTTCGTCGAGCTCCGCGCCCGGTGCGAGCAGCAGTTCGGCGTCCCCATCTCCGACACCGACTTCACGCCGGTGAACTTCCGGTCCATCAGCACGATCGCCGACTTCGTCGTGCGGCGCCGGGCGAGCAACTGA
- a CDS encoding response regulator transcription factor yields the protein MRVLLVEDDDRVAGALIPALTRRGLAIARLASGAGVLERVHEVDVVLLDLGLPDIDGVTLCRQIRAVSDVAIIVVSARGEVDDRIQGLRAGADDYLVKPYDVEELMARVEAVRRRRGEHGGSAEPVVIRAGDVSVDLSRHEVLVDGQAIALSRKEFQVLALVAGARGNVCSREHVLTEVWGHRGPAESRSLDVHVATLRTKLGRPALIETVRGVGYRLGGQAARS from the coding sequence GTGCGGGTGCTGCTGGTGGAGGACGACGACCGGGTCGCGGGTGCGCTCATCCCGGCGCTGACCCGGCGCGGCCTGGCGATCGCCCGGCTCGCGTCCGGTGCCGGGGTGCTGGAGCGGGTGCACGAGGTCGACGTCGTCCTGCTCGACCTCGGCCTGCCGGACATCGACGGCGTGACGCTGTGCCGCCAGATCCGCGCGGTCAGCGACGTCGCGATCATCGTGGTCTCGGCCCGCGGCGAGGTCGACGACCGGATCCAGGGCCTGCGCGCGGGCGCCGACGACTACCTCGTCAAGCCCTACGACGTCGAAGAGCTGATGGCCCGGGTCGAGGCGGTGCGCCGCCGCCGCGGCGAGCACGGCGGGTCCGCCGAGCCGGTGGTGATCCGGGCCGGCGACGTCAGCGTCGACCTGTCCCGGCACGAGGTGCTGGTCGACGGGCAGGCGATCGCGTTGTCCCGCAAGGAGTTCCAGGTGCTCGCCCTGGTGGCGGGCGCGCGCGGCAACGTCTGCTCGCGCGAGCACGTGCTCACCGAGGTGTGGGGGCACCGCGGGCCGGCGGAGAGCCGGTCGCTCGACGTCCACGTCGCGACGCTGCGGACCAAGCTCGGCCGCCCGGCGCTGATCGAGACGGTGCGCGGGGTCGGCTACCGCCTCGGCGGCCAGGCCGCCCGGAGCTGA